The Elusimicrobiota bacterium genome includes a region encoding these proteins:
- the xyl4 gene encoding Beta-1,3-xylanase XYL4: MKINSYLRVIGKGFLLPLTIIFSCFFPVSAGNHESVFLPPKGKILLIVGQDVQNISAYMEKVRIIPGGLSVYTSAEFAEGLDSADDNGGGIQHAQMLIDQYPNTAILMAIYMVDMEEKVYSGDVDQSLDRIGNWIKSVKRPVYLRIGYEFDYPDNGYEPEKYTRAYRYIVDRFRRMGISNVAYVWHSYADKVTRPHSDWYPGDDYVDWFAITYFVQPHEEMNSFAQMAEKHGKPLMIAEASPWFLSTSKSDQAWEKWFVPFFNFIRENKVKAVAYINCDWDKIPLFESKGWGDTRVQSNDKIKANWISEISKDRYLKSSFDLYRQLEFQK, translated from the coding sequence TTGAAGATCAATTCGTATTTGAGAGTCATTGGCAAGGGATTCCTTCTGCCGCTAACAATTATTTTTTCCTGTTTTTTTCCGGTTTCGGCCGGCAATCATGAGTCTGTATTTCTTCCGCCCAAGGGGAAGATATTGCTGATTGTTGGCCAGGATGTTCAGAACATTTCTGCCTATATGGAAAAGGTAAGGATAATTCCGGGCGGCCTGTCCGTCTATACGTCCGCAGAATTCGCCGAAGGATTAGATTCCGCCGACGACAATGGGGGCGGCATCCAGCATGCTCAAATGCTAATCGATCAGTATCCGAACACAGCTATCCTTATGGCGATTTACATGGTTGACATGGAGGAAAAAGTCTATAGCGGCGACGTAGATCAAAGTCTCGACCGAATTGGTAATTGGATTAAATCCGTAAAGCGGCCTGTTTATCTTCGCATTGGCTATGAATTTGACTATCCGGATAATGGCTATGAGCCGGAGAAATATACTCGAGCCTATCGTTACATTGTGGATCGATTCCGAAGGATGGGGATCAGCAATGTCGCTTACGTTTGGCACTCGTATGCCGACAAAGTTACACGGCCACATTCTGACTGGTATCCTGGCGACGACTATGTGGACTGGTTTGCAATTACGTATTTTGTTCAACCTCATGAGGAAATGAACTCGTTCGCGCAGATGGCGGAGAAGCATGGTAAGCCTTTAATGATTGCTGAAGCGAGTCCATGGTTCTTGTCGACAAGCAAAAGTGATCAGGCGTGGGAAAAATGGTTCGTACCCTTCTTTAATTTCATTCGAGAAAATAAAGTGAAGGCAGTTGCCTACATCAATTGTGACTGGGACAAAATTCCTTTATTTGAGTCGAAGGGATGGGGGGATACGAGAGTTCAATCAAACGATAAGATTAAAGCGAATTGGATCAGTGAGATTTCAAAAGATCGGTACTTAAAATCTTCGTTCGACCTTTATCGGCAACTGGAATTTCAGAAGTAG